The proteins below come from a single Acaryochloris sp. CCMEE 5410 genomic window:
- a CDS encoding DUF3747 domain-containing protein, whose translation MKYHLSWVTVAISSLFLSLLLPHSSQAYTFGQEEVDQSKFIAIAVPFAEGKQYNLIILEQISSTQACWEEKADQPGGIEPLLLQFDFTGICGRSTDSNGYSIRQAGQDYALDYRLSVVKQNGTLVLMGYPSRNPQAPKLKIGQTQALADGFLKIDLEPGWRFAKRSYNGKTLGHIYFTRDQVPSTEPKAIAEAPSDAVPPLDGEDVPPTADVESLPPLEPPPQQATPSKATPQSKGKKELSQERDELTNLITSPIEIPVPDQTQPSVPSVPPSQARKTPGAIALPRPETDPELPELSGESPPPPVTSPQSNRYRPDSKRTASKRRQLVKLAAKSPLPTGLFTRPIPIPVPPPHRTAIAPIPSALPSLPEPGPSLNSGDILLVPQETIPLGRYSPASDIYSASQDTSRDQPLTAMAEAENPPPPPLDEQSRLRYRVIVKAANATEYKRIKTLVPDAFRSRYQGLPVLQVGAYEQQVEAKERLDMLSLEGIEGILEIR comes from the coding sequence ATGAAATATCATTTGAGTTGGGTTACGGTAGCGATTTCCAGCCTATTTCTGAGCCTGCTACTCCCGCATTCATCCCAGGCTTATACCTTTGGCCAAGAAGAAGTGGACCAAAGTAAATTTATTGCGATCGCAGTTCCGTTTGCAGAAGGAAAGCAATATAACCTGATTATTCTGGAGCAAATCTCATCAACCCAAGCCTGCTGGGAAGAAAAAGCGGATCAGCCTGGCGGCATCGAGCCTTTGCTCCTCCAGTTTGACTTCACGGGTATCTGTGGACGGAGTACGGACAGCAATGGGTATTCCATCCGCCAAGCAGGCCAGGACTATGCTTTGGACTATCGCCTGTCCGTGGTGAAACAAAACGGTACCCTAGTGCTGATGGGATATCCCTCTCGCAACCCCCAGGCACCGAAGCTGAAAATTGGCCAAACCCAAGCTCTAGCCGATGGATTTTTGAAAATTGACCTTGAACCGGGTTGGCGGTTTGCCAAGCGAAGTTACAACGGTAAAACCCTGGGTCATATTTATTTCACCCGCGATCAAGTCCCAAGTACCGAGCCAAAAGCCATTGCTGAAGCACCCTCTGATGCGGTGCCACCCCTTGATGGGGAGGACGTTCCGCCCACGGCTGATGTAGAGAGCCTTCCGCCCCTAGAGCCACCGCCCCAACAGGCCACTCCCTCTAAAGCTACTCCTCAATCAAAGGGGAAAAAAGAGCTATCCCAGGAACGGGATGAGCTAACGAATCTCATTACCTCTCCCATTGAAATTCCAGTACCTGACCAGACCCAACCTTCCGTGCCTTCGGTTCCCCCGTCCCAGGCCCGCAAAACACCCGGTGCGATCGCACTCCCTCGCCCTGAAACTGATCCAGAGTTACCGGAATTATCAGGAGAAAGCCCACCTCCACCCGTAACCTCTCCGCAATCCAACCGATATCGCCCTGACTCCAAGCGCACAGCCAGTAAACGGCGACAGTTAGTAAAGTTGGCGGCAAAATCACCCTTGCCAACGGGACTCTTTACCCGTCCAATTCCCATTCCAGTGCCTCCGCCTCACCGTACGGCTATTGCTCCCATCCCTAGCGCCTTGCCTAGTTTGCCCGAGCCAGGACCGAGCCTAAATTCTGGAGATATTCTGCTTGTGCCTCAAGAGACTATTCCTTTAGGGCGTTATAGTCCGGCATCAGATATTTATTCCGCCAGTCAAGATACCAGTCGGGACCAACCGTTAACTGCCATGGCAGAGGCTGAAAATCCACCACCACCACCCCTTGATGAGCAATCCAGACTCCGGTACCGAGTGATCGTTAAGGCTGCAAACGCAACCGAATACAAGCGAATCAAAACCTTAGTTCCCGATGCATTTCGTTCCAGGTATCAAGGCCTACCTGTCTTACAAGTGGGTGCTTATGAGCAACAGGTCGAAGCGAAAGAGCGCCTGGATATGTTGAGCCTGGAAGGGATTGAGGGGATTCTTGAGATTCGCTAG